In Silene latifolia isolate original U9 population chromosome 3, ASM4854445v1, whole genome shotgun sequence, a single window of DNA contains:
- the LOC141648299 gene encoding protein ECERIFERUM 26-like, with product MVSVSGTKNEKDGNESLVFGHKLSSVGPGNVSGNNMVYEPNNIDLAMKLHYLKLIYFIDNEATQGITLRKIKECVFSLFNYYYESCGRFRRSENGRPYIKCNDCGARFLEAKTEKTIQEWLQMAEKDVSVQRLLFPDHHVLGPELTYSPPVFLQITFFKCGGISLGISWAHVLGDAFSVSNLMNTLAQFMNGEQPSHPPSPKTSPTPFHKPVKAVSSSPLSIKDVGPIGDLWTIPTRCEMDTYSFHVTQTRLTQLQTKLSTPIQPPFEALCAVIWQAIAKVTTGPKPDVVTVVKKDHACPIEDEMALRNNQAVSSIKADFPVEEAHPKDLAMLIRDWAQDERAQIGEMVDRDPAGSDFTVYGSKLTFVDLEEACFYGFKIKGISPRLVNCFVDGVGEDGVVLVLPGPQNEYGEDEGRIVTLTLSKSYMADLKEELNKEWDLIA from the exons ATGGTTTCAGTTTCAGGCACTAAAAATGAAAAAGATGGAAATGAAAGCTTAGTATTTGGTCACAAATTATCATCCGTAGGTCCGGGAAATGTATCAGGAAATAATATGGTTTATGAGCCTAACAACATAGACTTAGCCATGAAACTTCATTACCTTAAGTTAATCTATTTCATTGATAATGAAGCTACTCAAGGAATAACCCTAAGAAAAATCAAAGAGTGTGTTTTTTCATTGTTTAATTACTACTATGAATCTTGCGGACGGTTTCGCAGATCCGAAAATGGGAGGCCTTACATAAAATGTAATGACTGTGGAGCTAGGTTTTTGGAGGCCAAAACTGAGAAAACCATACAAGAATGGCTACAAATGGCCGAGAAGGATGTTTCGGTTCAAAGGCTCCTTTTTCCTGACCACCATGTTCTTGGCCCCGAACTCACTTACTCTCCCCCTGTTTTCCTCCAG ATTACTTTCTTCAAGTGCGGAGGAATATCGCTGGGAATAAGCTGGGCTCATGTATTAGGAGATGCTTTTTCGGTATCGAACTTGATGAACACATTGGCCCAGTTCATGAATGGAGAACAACCCAGTCATCCACCAAGTCCCAAAACATCCCCAACTCCTTTTCACAAACCAGTCAAAGCAGTGAGCTCAAGCCCACTCTCCATAAAGGATGTAGGCCCAATTGGAGATTTATGGACCATACCCACCCGTTGTGAAATGGATACCTATTCGTTTCATGTGACTCAAACCCGACTAACCCAACTACAAACAAAACTATCCACCCCAATTCAGCCGCCGTTTGAGGCACTGTGTGCCGTCATTTGGCAGGCCATTGCAAAAGTTACAACTGGGCCAAAGCCCGATGTGGTGACCGTTGTGAAGAAAGATCATGCCTGTCCAATTGAGGATGAAATGGCTTTAAGGAATAACCAAGCTGTGAGTTCTATAAAGGCTGATTTTCCTGTGGAAGAGGCCCATCCCAAAGATCTCGCCATGTTGATCCGGGATTGGGCCCAAGATGAGAGGGCCCAAATTGGAGAGATGGTGGATCGTGATCCAGCAGGATCCGATTTCACTGTCTACGGCTCCAAATTGACTTTTGTCGACTTGGAAGAGGCTTGTTTCTATGGATTTAAGATTAAGGGAATTAGTCCTAGACTTGTGAATTGCTTTGTGGATGGTGTCGGGGAAGACGGGGTTGTTTTGGTGCTTCCGGGCCCACAGAATGAGTATGGCGAGGATGAAGGTAGAATTGTGACACTAACTCTGTCAAAGAGTTATATGGCCGACCTCAAGGAGGAACTGAACAAGGAATGGGATCTCATTGCTTAA
- the LOC141649887 gene encoding uncharacterized protein LOC141649887: MNWLSLNCRGLGNPDAVGGLRNLIRREALAMMFLCETKLSSREMCRIISRIEGYDGVAVDSVGRSGGLDFLWRGGVSCVMRSASVHFMDFGVEFNGVACRVTGFYGWPAVQDRHLSWQLLRVLAGEGDGPWLCLEDFNEVLYSTEMKGGSRAQWQMNNFRDAVDEAGIRDIPLEGYEFTFDNGQVGEDNRQSRIDRAMANEAWFDQFPYARLYHLNREWSDHSPIKVVGDGRMGQDGRREKIFRFEHIWVGEEGCEDAIRRGWGNGDGDLLENIARCTRELVAWKGVSIGKILKTLVKKRERLKVLNEGDRSAGRVRERKQKNFISKVCDEQGRVFEGTEAVSRCAVAYFRSLFESEATVGYDDILGVVGGRVTEEMNAGLAAAYTGEEVLFALNQMHPLKAPGPDGMNGLFYQTYWHIVGHAVIRLVLNILNGAPFPPGLNDTTIVLIPKKKAPDKMSDFRPISLCNVLYKLVSKVLANRVKQFLGDIVSENQSAFTPGRLISDNILVAFELFHHMKNTRSSGGHLALKLDMAKAYDRVEWDFLEAVLLRMGFNEGWVGTVMRCVRSVRYSVLVNGRRTDPFSPSRGLRQGDPLSPYLFILCAEVLSAKETEAREVMRILDRYQQASGQLVSLPKTTVSFSRGTSAARRQLVGGVLGVRQVVWQERYLGLPTVLGRSKKGLTDLIRDKLSKKLQGWKGSLLSKAGKEVLIKAVAQAIPTYAMSVFRIPANFCDEMRSLVSRFWWGTENGRRKIPWVAWKKLCLPKGRGGLGFRDYVKFNDAMLGKQAWRLLTDERSLMTRLLKSKYFPSTSFLEATLGNNPSYSWRSIYEARSVLGVGLRRRVGDGVSTLVWRDPWVAGTHSGKIISPRGGADPGLRVADLLVEGSREWNAALVGGLFFPFEVERILKMRVCEQLSPDVWCWVGERDGSYSVRSAYRLLVKQEGESEGASSYSSDGWLWNKIWKAPVLPRIKVFFWQLCNEAIATRGNISLRMGSVAGECVRCGDCVESCLHVVRECGWVGGVWDALDLDLPSSSGYARVRDWVEVAMREMEVEEQTEFMTGCWAIWERRNKAIFEDGEWRADLVVRRVRDLICEMENSGDLGEGRARGVVEAVGGWKRPMGEVMKVNIDAAVRAGVGVGFGAVCRDERGEVAWCAVEQGMVEMDPTEAEAAAILYGLKEARRRNISKVILEGDCSTVIRDLQKQRKGRSSIYLIYNDIYALCNFFDTISFNWVRRDFNKVAHELAHLRPWTLGSRRWLDSFPLEIADVVGIDSINSTT; the protein is encoded by the exons atgaatTGGTTGAGCCTTAACTGCAGGGGGCTGGGCAACCCCGATGCAGTAGGCGGGCTTCGGAACCTTATCCGACGGGAGGCCCTGGCTATGATGTTTCTGTGTGAGACGAAATTGAGTAGTCGTGAAATGTGTAGGATTATTAGTAGAATTGAGGGGTATGATGGAGTGGCTGTAGATAGTGTGGGTCGCTCTGGCGGGCTTGATTTTTTATGGAGAGGTGGGGTGTCGTGTGTAATGCGGTCGGCTTCGGTCCATTTTATGGACTTTGGCGTCGAGTTTAATGGGGTGGCCTGCCGTGTGACTGGTTTTTATGGGTGGCCGGCTGTGCAAGACAGGCATCTTTCGTGGCAGCTGCTGAGAGTTTTGGCGGGGGAGGGAGATGGTCCTTGGTTATGTTTAGAGGATTTCAATGAAGTTCTGTATTCTACTGAGATGAAAGGGGGGTCGAGGGCGCAGTGGCAGATGAATAATTTTCGAGATGCTGTGGATGAGGCTGGTATTCGTGACATTCCGTTGGAAGGTTATGAGTTTACTTTTGACAATGGACAGGTCGGTGAGGATAATAGACAGTCTCGTATTGATAGAGCTATGGCCAATGAGGCATGGTTTGATCAGTTCCCATATGCTAGATTGTATCATCTTAATAGAGAATGGTCGGATCACTCCCCGATTAAAGTTGTGGGGGATGGCCGTATGGGGCAGGATGGAAGAAGGGAGAAGATTTTCCGATTCGAGCATATATGGGTGGGAGAAGAGGGGTGTGAGGATGCTATTCGGCGTGGGTGGGGGAATGGGGATGGTGACCTGTTGGAGAATATTGCGAGGTGTACTAGGGAGTTAGTTGCTTGGAAGGGGGTTAGTATTGGCAAGATCCTTAAAACTCTAGTAAAAAAGAGGGAGAGGTTGAAGGTGCTTAATGAGGGAGATAGAAGTGCGGGAAGGGTTCGTGAAAGGAAGCAG AAGAATTTTATTTCTAAGGTGTGTGATGAGCAAGGGAGGGTGTTTGAGGGGACGGAAGCTGTCTCGCGCTGTGCTGTTGCCTATTTTCGAAGTCTTTTTGAGTCCGAGGCTACAGTGGGATATGATGATATACTAGGTGTAGTTGGAGGGCGGGTTACGGAGGAGATGAATGCGGGTTTGGCCGCGGCTTATACAGGGGAGGAGGTGCTATTTGCGCTGAATCAGATGCATCCGTTGAAGGCGCCAGGTCCAGATGGTATGAACGGTCTTTTTTATCAGACATACTGGCACATTGTGGGTCATGCGGTGATCAGGTTAGTGTTAAATATTCTTAATGGTGCCCCCTTTCCGCCTGGACTGAATGATACCACTATTGTCCTTATTCCGAAAAAGAAGGCTCCTGATAAAATGTCGGATTTTAGGCCAATTAGTCTATGCAATGTGCTTTATAAGTTGGTATCGAAAGTCCTAGCCAATAGGGTGAAGCAGTTTCTCGGTGATATTGTGTCAGAAAATCAAAGTGCTTTTACTCCTGGGAGGCTTATTAGTGATAATATTCTGGTCGCTTTTGAACTTTTTCATCATATGAAGAATACAAGGAGTAGTGGGGGACACTTGGCTTTGAAACTTGATATGGCAAAGGCATATGATCGGGTGGAGTGGGATTTTTTGGAGGCCGTGTTGCTTCGAATGGGTTTTAATGAAGGTTGGGTAGGCACGGTAATGCGGTGTGTTAGGTCGGTTAGATACTCAGTTCTGGTTAATGGGAGGAGGACCGATCCTTTTTCGCCATCAAGGGGTCTCCGGCAAGGAGATCCGCTGTCACCATATTTGTTTATACTGTGTGCTGAGGTGTTGTCTG CTAAGGAGACTGAAGCAAGGGAGGTTATGAGAATTCTTGATAGGTATCAACAGGCTTCGGGGCAATTGGTGAGTCTGCCTAAGACTACCGTCTCTTTCAGTCGTGGGACTAGTGCGGCGAGAAGACAATTGGTCGGTGGAGTGCTAGGGGTGCGGCAGGTGGTGTGGCAAGAGCGGTATCTGGGGTTGCCTACGGTTCTAGGGAGGTCTAAGAAAGGTCTTACGGACCTGATTCGCGATAAGTTAAGTAAGAAGTTACAAGGTTGGAAGGGTTCGTTACTCAGTAAAGCGGGTAAGGAGGTGCTTATAAAGGCTGTAGCCCAAGCTATACCTACTTATGCGATGAGTGTTTTTCGAATTCCGGCTAATTTCTGTGATGAGATGAGgtcgcttgtttcgcggttttggTGGGGGACTGAAAACGGTAGGAGGAAGATTCCTTGGGTGGCTTGGAAGAAGCTTTGTTTGCCTAAGGGTAGAGGGGGATTGGGTTTTCGTGATTATGTGAAGTTTAATGATGCAATGTTAGGGAAGCAGGCTTGGCGGTTACTCACGGATGAGAGGAGCTTGATGACGCGGTTGCTTAAAAGTAAGTATTTTCCTTCTACTTCTTTCCTCGAAGCAACGTTGGGCAATAACCCGAGTTACTCCTGGAGAAGTATTTATGAAGCTCGGTCGGTGTTAGGTGTGGGGCTGCGGCGTAGGGTTGGGGATGGggtgtctactttggtttggcGGGATCCGTGGGTGGCAGGAACGCATTCGGGGAAGATTATTTCGCCGCGGGGAGGGGCTGATCCGGGGTTACGAGTGGCGGATCTTCTGGTGGAGGGGAGTAGGGAATGGAATGCGGCATTGGTAGGGGGGTTGttttttccgtttgaggttgagcgtattcttaaaatgagggTGTGTGAGCAATTGTCTCCAGATGTGTGGTGTTGGGTTGGAGAGCGTGATGGGTCTTACTCTGTTCGCTCGGCGTATAGGCTTCTGGTCAAGCAAGAGGGGGAGTCGGAAGGAGCGTCGAGTTACTCTTCTGATGGGTGGCTTTGGAATAAAATTTGGAAGGCTCCAGTCTTACCTAGGATCAAAGTATTTTTTTGGCAGCTGTGTAATGAGGCCATTGCTACTAGAGGCAATATTTCATTGAGGATGGGGTCGGTTGCAGGGGAGTGTGTGCGGTGTGGGGATTGTGTGGAGTCTTGCTTACATGTTGTTCGTGAGTGTGGGTGGGTTGGGGGTGTCTGGGATGCCCTGGATCTCGATTTGCCATCAAGCTCGGGTTATGCAAGGGTAAGGGATTGGGTGGAGGTTGCTATGAgggagatggaggtggaggagCAGACGGAATTTATGACTGGTTGCTGGGCTATTTGGGAGAGGAGGaataaggctattttcgaagatGGAGAGTGGAGAGCTGACTTGGTTGTAAGAAGGGTGCGGGATTTAATTTGTGAGATGGAGAATAGTGGAGATTTGGGGGAGGGGAGGGCTCGTGGTGTGGTGGAGGCCGTAGGAGGTTGGAAGAGGCCAATGGGTGAGGTGATGAAGGTGAATATTGATGCCGCTGTGAGAGCTGGTgtgggtgtcgggtttggtgctGTGTGTCGGGATGAGAGGGGGGAGGTCGCATGGTGTGCGGTCGAGCAGGGGATGGTAGAAATGGATCCGACTGAAGCTGAAGCAGCTGCTATTCTGTATGGTCTGAAGGAGGCGAGACGAAGGAATATTTCAAAAGTTATCTTGGAGGGCGATTGTTCGACAGTTATCCGCGATCTTCAGAAGCAACGGAAGGGACGTAgtagtatttatttaatttataatgaCATTTACGCTTTGTGTAATTTTTTCGATACTATTTCGTTTAATTGGGTGCGTAGGGATTTTAATAAGGTCGCTCATGAGCTGGCTCATTTGAGGCCATGGACATTAGGTTCTCGTAGGTGGTTGGATTCCTTTCCGTTGGAGATTGCTGATGTAGTTGGTATTGATTCTATTAATAGTACTACTTAA